Proteins co-encoded in one Cyanobacteria bacterium QS_8_64_29 genomic window:
- a CDS encoding type IV pili twitching motility protein PilT has product MPAAMPDGSPARRSPPPPPPQPARSPQGETAGRDATLPPAQRPAGQPPLAQIVREANERGFSDIHLGVGEVPRVRNRGEMEALAYPVTDRATFTSWLQEALATEDIQQFQQTLEFDGATQYEFARVRINAFQALNGPAMVLRLIPLAVMTLEQLALPGVFRDLCHYDKGLILVTGPTGSGKSTTMAAMVDYINRSMPKHIISIEDPIEFVYSSQKSLVRQREVGMHTLKFDNALKASLREDPDFILIGEMRDTETVNTALKAAQTGHVVMGTLHTNSAVKSIERILNLYSADEQDAMRVALAESLIAVVSQGLCRTTEGKRAAFHDILINTETVRDYSNRRSHRERNKSIGIIPRSARTGN; this is encoded by the coding sequence ATGCCAGCTGCCATGCCTGACGGATCGCCTGCCCGGCGCAGCCCGCCGCCACCGCCGCCCCAGCCCGCTCGCTCGCCCCAAGGCGAGACCGCTGGTCGCGATGCCACCCTCCCACCCGCGCAACGGCCGGCCGGCCAACCACCCCTGGCGCAAATCGTGCGCGAGGCCAACGAGCGCGGCTTCTCCGACATTCACCTGGGCGTGGGCGAGGTGCCGCGCGTTCGCAACCGCGGCGAGATGGAAGCCCTGGCCTACCCGGTAACCGACCGAGCCACCTTCACCAGTTGGCTGCAGGAAGCGCTTGCCACCGAGGACATTCAGCAGTTCCAGCAAACCCTGGAGTTCGACGGCGCCACGCAGTACGAATTCGCTCGAGTGCGGATCAATGCGTTCCAGGCTCTCAACGGGCCGGCCATGGTCTTGCGCCTGATCCCGCTGGCGGTGATGACGCTGGAGCAGCTGGCCTTGCCGGGGGTGTTTCGCGACCTCTGCCACTACGACAAGGGCCTAATCCTGGTCACCGGCCCTACCGGATCGGGCAAATCCACCACCATGGCGGCCATGGTGGACTACATCAACCGCTCGATGCCCAAGCACATCATCAGCATCGAGGATCCCATCGAGTTTGTCTACAGCAGCCAAAAGTCGCTGGTGCGGCAGCGCGAGGTAGGCATGCATACCCTCAAATTCGACAATGCCCTCAAAGCCTCGCTGCGTGAAGACCCTGACTTTATCTTGATCGGCGAGATGCGCGATACCGAGACCGTCAACACGGCGCTCAAAGCCGCCCAAACCGGGCACGTAGTCATGGGAACCCTGCACACCAACAGCGCCGTTAAATCCATCGAGCGCATCCTCAACCTCTACAGCGCTGACGAGCAAGACGCCATGCGCGTGGCGCTGGCCGAGTCGCTGATCGCTGTTGTCTCGCAGGGCTTGTGTCGCACGACTGAGGGCAAGCGGGCGGCATTCCACGACATTCTCATTAACACCGAAACCGTCCGGGACTATAGCAACCGCAGATCACATCGTGAACGAAACAAGTCTATTGGGATAATCCCGAGGTCGGCCCGAACAGGGAATTAG